Below is a genomic region from Coriobacteriia bacterium.
CGAGGCGGTGCGGGATGCCGGTGAGCTCGCTCACGAACTCCTCGCCGAGCAGCTCGTAGCCGAGCGCCGCGTAGAAGCCGTACGCGCTATCCCGAGCGTTGAGCCACAGCTCGACCGCGCCCTGGTCCTGCGCACGCACCTCGAGCGCGACCATGAGCGCACGGCCCACGCCCGCACCGCGCACGGTGTCCGCGACGGCGACTTGGCGCACCTGGCGCTCGGTGTCGCCTGCCGACGGCAGCAGACGGGCGGTGCCGACGAGCTCGCCGCTGGGGGTCAGCGCTACGGCGATGACGGAGCCCGGCTCGGGGGTGAGCCACGGCGCGTCGGCGAGGTCGTGCTCCCACGCAAGCCCGAACGGCTCGTAGAGCACCGCCGAGCACAGGTGCGCGATCTCACGGTAGCGGTCCCAGTCGTGGTCGACGAAGGTGACGGTGACGCCGTTCATGCGCGCGCTACCCGCCAAACCTGTTCGTGACCGGCATGCGGCGGTCCTTGCCGAACGCCTTCGGAGTGATCTTGACGCCGAGGGGCCCTTGTCGGCGCTTGTACTCGGCGGTATCGGTGAGGCTGATGACGCGATCGACCATCTCGGCGGGGAAACCCATCGCGACGATGGAGTCTCGGCTGTCGTCCTTCTCGACGTAGTGCGTGAGGATCGCATCCAGCACCGGGTACGGCGGCAGCGAATCGGCGTCCTTC
It encodes:
- a CDS encoding GNAT family N-acetyltransferase, which translates into the protein MNGVTVTFVDHDWDRYREIAHLCSAVLYEPFGLAWEHDLADAPWLTPEPGSVIAVALTPSGELVGTARLLPSAGDTERQVRQVAVADTVRGAGVGRALMVALEVRAQDQGAVELWLNARDSAYGFYAALGYELLGEEFVSELTGIPHRL